GGGCGGGCCGCCGGCGGGCATCCCGGTCACCGGCGTGCGATCCCTGCTCGCGCTGGTCGCCAATCTTTTCATGCTGCAAGGCCTGCATGCCAGCACCTTGAGCTGGAACTACGCGGCGTGGTCCATCAGCCTGGAATTCATGGCGTATCTGGTGTTTCCTTTCGTGCTGGTGGCGGTATGGCGGGCGCGTCTGCGGACGCAGGGCGCGCTGGCGCTGGCCTTGTGCGCGGTGCTGGCCGGGCTGGCGTGGTGGTCGGGCGACGACTTCAACCAATGGGACGGGCCCACCACCTTGCTGCGCTGCCTGCCGGAATTTCTGCTCGGCACGCTGCTTTATCGCGTCTACCTGTCGCCGGCGCGCGCCGCCTTGCTGTCGGGCGACGCGGTCGCGCTCGGCTTGCTGGCCATGCTGCTGCTGACGCTACACGCCAAGGGGCCGGACCTCCTGGCGATCCTGTTGCTGGCGGGGCTGCTGATGGCGGTGGTGTCGAACCGCAGCCGCATCGGCGCATGGCTGAACAGCAGTCCGCTGGTCTGGCTGGGCGAAGTCTCGTATGCCCTGTACCTGGTCCATGGCCTGGTGCAGCATACGACCAGCGAAGTGCTGTCGCGCGGGCTGCACATCCAGGACAGGCACGTGCTGTCGAGCAATTCCTCGCTGGGGATGCTGGTCCTGATGCTGGGGACCAGCCTGTTGCTGGCGGCCGCCTGCTACCGCTGGATCGAGAAGCCGGCGCAGCGTTACCTGCGCGGGGCGCTGGCGGCGCGGCGCGACGGCGCGCTTGCCCGCCGCGCTATCCTGGCAACGAAGCCGCCGCCGGGCTGACCGGCGTGCGCGGCGCGGTGAAGGCGCTGCCCATGGAGGCGGCCATGATCATGCCGATCGCCAGCCATTGCGTGGCGCTGAGGTGTTCGTCCAGCATGAGCAGGGCCAGCAGCGCCGCCGCGGCGGGCTCCATGCTGAGCATGATGCCGAAGGCCTGCTTGGGCAGGCGCTTGAGCGCCACCATTTCCAGCGACATCGGGATGGCGCTGGAGAGCGCGGCCACGCCCAGGCCGACCAGGAGCACGGTGGGCGACAGCAGGGCCATGCCGGCCTGCGCCGCGCCGATCGGCACGACGACGAGGGCGGCGACGGTCAGCCCCAGCGACACGGAGTGGCCCGCGTGCAGATGCCCCACGCGCTTGCCGTTGACGATGTAGGTGGCCCACAGCGCGGCGGCGGCCAGGGCGAACGTGACGCCGGTGGGGTCCAGCGTGCTGACGTTGTTCACCATCGGCAGCAGCAGCCCCAGGCCCACGATGGCCAGCAGCACCCAGACGAAATCCAGGGGCCGGCGCGAGCCGAGCAAGGCCACCAGCAGCGGCCCGGAAAACTCGATGGCCACGGCCACGCCGAAGGGTATGGTGCGCAGCGCCATGTAGAAGCACAGGTTCATCGCGCCCAGGGCCACGCCGTAACAGGCGACCCGCCGCGCATCCCGCGCGCGCAGGGGCCAGCGCCAGGGGCGCCATAGCAGAAGCAGCAGCAGCGCGGAGAATCCCACCCGCACCGCCGTCGTGCCCGCCGCCCCGACCAGCGGAAACAGCGTGTGCTTGGCCCACGAGGTCCCCAGCGCGAGAAAGATCACGGAGCCGAGAACGGACAGTAACGGTAACAACGAGGCGCGGCGCATGGGGTGGGCGAACGGTGGGCGTAAGGCGTGATTTTGCCGCATTTCGCCGATTGCCGCCCCGTCGCCCGATTCGGAAAATAGATGCGATCGAATCCATTTCGAGGAGAAAAGGCAAGGAAATCGAAAAAAAGATGCGATGGCATCTTTTCGGAGGCAACGTCGCCCCGCTGCGATGTCTTTCGGCCGGATGGCATGGCGGCGGGGCGTCGGCAGGATCAGGATGCGCTGGCGGTGGTGGCTCGGCGCATGGTGAGGTAGCTCGCGAACGCCAGGGTCCAGACGGCGAGGGCGCCGTAGAGCATGATCCAGCCGAAGCCGTGCGTGAGCGCGGCACGGGCCAGGGCTTCCAGCGTTTCCGGCGGCAGGCCGGTGGTTGTGGCGGCCGTGGGGTTGCGCAGGTCGCCGGCGGCGATGCGGCTGGCAAGGGCGCGGATGGCGTCGCCGGCGAGCTGTGCGGGCAATGCGGTCCGTAGATGCCGGGCGACGCCCGCGACCAGCAGGAAGCCCATCGTGGCGATGTTCACCGCCAGGGAAATCATGCGGGCGCTCATGTCGATGCCGGACGCCATGCCGGCGCGCGCACTCGATACGGAGCCGGTGCTGGTGTTGGTGACGGGAGTGTTGGTCAGGCCCAGCCCGGCGCCGGCGACCAGGCATCCCGGCAGCACGGTCAGCCACGGCGTCGTGCTGCCGATGCGCATCAGCAGGAAGCCCAGTCCGATGACGAACAATCCGCCCGGGATGACGATGCCGGGCCGATAGCGCAGCGCGAGCCGTTCGCCCAGCGGCGGAAGGACCAGCGTGGGCAGCGTGTAGGCCAGCAGCCAGGCGCCCGCGGTGGCGGCGTCCAGGCCCAGGGCGCCCTGGAAGTAGATGGGCAGGTAGATGACCATGGGCCAGAAACTGAAGTTCATGCCCGCGGAACCCAGCAGCGCACCGGAGAAATTGCGGATGCGGAAAACCGGGAAATGGAACATGGGATGCGCGGCGCGCCGCTCGGCGGCGAGGAACGCGCAGAAGGAAACGAGGCTCGCCGCCAGCGCCGCAAGGGCGGAGGCGTCGCCGAAGCCGGCATCGGCGCCCTGCGTCACGAAGTACGCCAGTCCCAGCACCGCCAGGGATAGCGTGACGGTGCCCGCGACGTCCAGCCGGCCCGCGTCCGGATTGCGCGATTCCCGCACGCTGTTCATGGCGAGGATCCACGTCAGCACGGCGACGAAGACGTGCACCCAGAAGACCCAGCGCCAACTGGACAGCGCCACGATGACGCCGCCGATCAAGGGGCCGAAGCCCAGTCCGATGCCGAAGACGATGCCCCAGGCGCTGAACGCCTTGGCGCGCAGGCCCGGCTGGCTGAACTGGCGCGAGAGCACGGCCACCAGGCAGATCAGCATCGCGCCGCCGCTGGCGCCTTGCAGGACGCGGGCGCCGATCAGCAGGGGCGTGCTCCAGGCCAGGCCGCACAACAGGGACGACGCGCCGAACAGCGCGATCGCGTAGAGGAATACCCGCTTGCGGCCATAGCGGTCGGCCAGCGTGCCGGTGGCCATCAGCACCGCGGCGCAGGCGATGGTGTAGCCGTTCATGATCCACTGCATGCCCTGGAAGCTGCCTTGCAGGGTGTTTTCCAGGAGGGGCAGGATCACCGGCACGCTGGAGATCTCCAGGCCGGACATCAGGGCGGCCAGGCAGACGGCCAGCAGGGCGAGGCGGTCGCGCGGCGAGAAGGCGGTTTGCGGCGGCGGGTGTGTCCGCCGCGGGGATGGGGGCGCCGGTGGCGTGGCGGAGGCTTCGAGGTTGCGCGCCTGCATGCTGCGGTTACTCCGTGGGGAAGAAGGCGTCCGACGTAAGGGCATAAGGGGGCGGACACGACGAACGGAGTTTATGGGAATAAAATTCTCAAATTGTCTAGATAAATTCCTGGCTTTGGATCCTGAAATGATCCAATTGGACGCGTGATGATCGACAAGCTGGACGGCGTGACCACCTTCGTGCAGGTCGTGGAAGCGGGCGGGTTCGCCGCCGCCGCGGAACGGCTGGACCTCACGCGTTCGGCGGTCGGCAAGGCCATCGCCCGGCTCGAGGCCCGGCTGGGGGTGCGCCTGATCCAGCGCAATACGCGCAACCAGGCCCTGACGGCCGAGGGGCTGGCCTATTACGAACGCTGCGTGCGCGCGCTCGCCGAACTGGATGCCGGCGAGGCCGACCTGGACAGCGGCCGCATGGCGCCCAGCGGGCGCTTGCGCGTCAGCGTGCCCGAGGCCTTCGGCCAGCTCTGCGTGGCGCCGGTGCTGCTGGACCTGACGCGCCAGCATCCGGCGCTGCACGTCGACCTGTCCTTCACCGACCGCTACGTGGACCTCATCGAGGAAGGCTTCGACCTCGCCGTCCGCATCGGCGCGCTGGAAGACAGCAGCACGCTGGCGGCGCGGCGCCTGGGCACGCAGCATACGGGCATCGGCGCGTCGCCGGCCTACCTGGCGCGCCACGGCACGCCGCGCGACGTCGACGACCTGGAGGGGCACGTGCGCATCGCCTATTCGCATGGCGGCGCCACCGCGGCATGGACGCTGCGCGACGCCGCCGGCCGGACGCGGCGGGTGGACGTGCCCACGCAGATCAGCATGGACGACATACAGGCCATTGCCAACGCCGCCGCCGAAGGCCTGGGCCTGGCGTGGCTGCCGAGCTGGCTGATGGCGCATTACGTGCGGCGCGGCGCGCTGGTGCAGGTGCTGGAGAACACGGCCATCCCGCCGCAGGAGATCTACGCCGTCTGGCCCCGGGTCCGTCATCTGCGCTGCAAGACCCGCGCGGCCATCGATGCCCTGGTCGCGCGGATCCCGGCGTTGATGGGCGCGGAAACGGCGTCGCGCCACGGCCGTCCCGGCGCGCTTATCCCTTAGCCTATTCCTTGTCCAGCCCGATCCGCTTGACGATGGCGCCGTAGCG
This genomic interval from Bordetella genomosp. 10 contains the following:
- a CDS encoding acyltransferase family protein — translated: MPPRPFIEEGRAIADRNIWQNTPQPAPGQRASHLPSLTPLRGIAAVWVVLYHYGVLYFPSMQPDKHTGLLNKGYLAVDLFFLLSGFVMAHVYRDMFSRQVDTRSYWTFLSARIARLYPLHLVVLGLFVALALVVGVVSYASGGPPAGIPVTGVRSLLALVANLFMLQGLHASTLSWNYAAWSISLEFMAYLVFPFVLVAVWRARLRTQGALALALCAVLAGLAWWSGDDFNQWDGPTTLLRCLPEFLLGTLLYRVYLSPARAALLSGDAVALGLLAMLLLTLHAKGPDLLAILLLAGLLMAVVSNRSRIGAWLNSSPLVWLGEVSYALYLVHGLVQHTTSEVLSRGLHIQDRHVLSSNSSLGMLVLMLGTSLLLAAACYRWIEKPAQRYLRGALAARRDGALARRAILATKPPPG
- a CDS encoding EamA family transporter translates to MRRASLLPLLSVLGSVIFLALGTSWAKHTLFPLVGAAGTTAVRVGFSALLLLLLWRPWRWPLRARDARRVACYGVALGAMNLCFYMALRTIPFGVAVAIEFSGPLLVALLGSRRPLDFVWVLLAIVGLGLLLPMVNNVSTLDPTGVTFALAAAALWATYIVNGKRVGHLHAGHSVSLGLTVAALVVVPIGAAQAGMALLSPTVLLVGLGVAALSSAIPMSLEMVALKRLPKQAFGIMLSMEPAAAALLALLMLDEHLSATQWLAIGMIMAASMGSAFTAPRTPVSPAAASLPG
- a CDS encoding MFS transporter, yielding MQARNLEASATPPAPPSPRRTHPPPQTAFSPRDRLALLAVCLAALMSGLEISSVPVILPLLENTLQGSFQGMQWIMNGYTIACAAVLMATGTLADRYGRKRVFLYAIALFGASSLLCGLAWSTPLLIGARVLQGASGGAMLICLVAVLSRQFSQPGLRAKAFSAWGIVFGIGLGFGPLIGGVIVALSSWRWVFWVHVFVAVLTWILAMNSVRESRNPDAGRLDVAGTVTLSLAVLGLAYFVTQGADAGFGDASALAALAASLVSFCAFLAAERRAAHPMFHFPVFRIRNFSGALLGSAGMNFSFWPMVIYLPIYFQGALGLDAATAGAWLLAYTLPTLVLPPLGERLALRYRPGIVIPGGLFVIGLGFLLMRIGSTTPWLTVLPGCLVAGAGLGLTNTPVTNTSTGSVSSARAGMASGIDMSARMISLAVNIATMGFLLVAGVARHLRTALPAQLAGDAIRALASRIAAGDLRNPTAATTTGLPPETLEALARAALTHGFGWIMLYGALAVWTLAFASYLTMRRATTASAS
- a CDS encoding LysR substrate-binding domain-containing protein, whose amino-acid sequence is MIDKLDGVTTFVQVVEAGGFAAAAERLDLTRSAVGKAIARLEARLGVRLIQRNTRNQALTAEGLAYYERCVRALAELDAGEADLDSGRMAPSGRLRVSVPEAFGQLCVAPVLLDLTRQHPALHVDLSFTDRYVDLIEEGFDLAVRIGALEDSSTLAARRLGTQHTGIGASPAYLARHGTPRDVDDLEGHVRIAYSHGGATAAWTLRDAAGRTRRVDVPTQISMDDIQAIANAAAEGLGLAWLPSWLMAHYVRRGALVQVLENTAIPPQEIYAVWPRVRHLRCKTRAAIDALVARIPALMGAETASRHGRPGALIP